One genomic region from Bacillus sp. SLBN-46 encodes:
- a CDS encoding YtrH family sporulation protein, giving the protein MKEIGFFPTFIESYFIALGVVLGGALIGGIASFLTGQPPLTTVYRLSAALRIWAIVAAIGGTFDTVYTFERGLFNADTKDIFKQFLLILSALGGAQTGALIINWLTQEHISS; this is encoded by the coding sequence ATGAAAGAAATTGGGTTTTTTCCTACATTTATTGAAAGCTACTTTATTGCTTTAGGAGTTGTACTTGGGGGGGCACTTATTGGCGGAATTGCTTCTTTTTTAACGGGTCAACCTCCATTAACAACCGTCTATCGATTATCTGCAGCACTCAGAATTTGGGCAATCGTAGCAGCAATAGGAGGTACATTCGATACGGTTTATACTTTCGAAAGAGGTTTGTTTAATGCAGATACTAAAGATATTTTTAAACAATTTTTATTAATTCTCTCCGCATTAGGTGGTGCGCAAACAGGTGCCCTAATTATCAATTGGTTAACACAGGAGCATATTTCATCATGA
- a CDS encoding FadR/GntR family transcriptional regulator, with protein sequence MTNTKVYIEIVKHLREMITMDGLKTGDKIPSERELSERLNFGRSSVREALRALELLGLIETRRGEGTFIRDFRGHQLVQLLSTFILQDEKAIRDVYETKNYIEMDCLRLAIQRMDIQTIDHLREWVKKSNRVQDDEFFYRIIEMADNHLFLRLWGILKEYYYSLDFPHRDYKKENYLLILEALATKDEAKTVAAYYELRNLSCFNDKN encoded by the coding sequence GTGACGAATACAAAAGTATATATAGAGATTGTAAAGCATCTTAGAGAAATGATTACAATGGATGGTCTAAAGACTGGAGATAAAATACCTTCTGAACGTGAATTGTCTGAGCGCCTGAATTTCGGGCGCTCTTCCGTTCGAGAAGCCCTTCGTGCATTGGAATTACTTGGATTAATTGAAACACGTAGAGGCGAAGGGACTTTTATTCGAGATTTTCGCGGACATCAGCTAGTACAGCTCCTCAGCACATTCATTCTGCAGGATGAGAAAGCGATACGAGATGTTTATGAGACAAAAAATTATATTGAGATGGACTGTCTCCGATTAGCAATTCAGCGAATGGACATTCAAACGATTGATCATTTGAGAGAATGGGTAAAAAAATCAAATCGTGTACAGGATGATGAGTTTTTTTATCGAATCATAGAAATGGCTGATAACCATCTATTTTTAAGATTGTGGGGAATATTAAAGGAATATTATTATTCTTTAGATTTTCCACATAGGGACTATAAGAAAGAAAACTATTTATTAATACTTGAAGCATTAGCTACAAAAGATGAAGCAAAAACAGTTGCTGCTTATTATGAGCTTCGAAATTTGTCATGTTTTAACGACAAAAACTAA
- the dnaE gene encoding DNA polymerase III subunit alpha: protein MSFIHLHVYSAYSLLTSTASVPELINTAHKKGFTALALTDRNVMYGAIEFYKICKKKNVKPIMGLTVDVESEITTNESYPLVLLAENEIGFKNLLKISSAVQTKSNHGIPQKWLKHYAEGIIALTPGTEGEIEQSIINGNVESARNLTKKLAAIFGNGNFFLSIQNHELEQEAVVNNQLRQISNELNIPLVATNHVHYLEKEDMFAHECLLAIKNGDKLQDDHRDKLEGDQYYLKTAAEMVNTFSEIPEALENTLHIANRCNVNIELNKTYLPSFPTENNLPADEYLEMLCKKGLSERFSSPEKGYFERLAYELSVIKRMNFSNYFLIVWDFMRYARENGILTGPGRGSAAGSLVAYVLYITDVDPIEHKLLFERFLNPERISMPDIDIDFPDHRRDEVIEYVAEKYGKLHVAQIVTFGTLAAKAALRDVGRVFGLNSKELEQLSRFIPSRLGIDLKSAYKESEPFRRFINESPMNQKLFHVAVKLEGLPRHTSTHAAGVVISEKPLIDLVPIQQGSSDVYLTQYSMEYLEEIGLLKMDFLGLRNLTLIESILSSIYRSTKRRINIGSIPLHDPETFQLLARGETTGIFQLESEGMRKVLTRLKPSRFEDIVAVNALYRPGPMENIPLFIERKHGDKTVEYPHPNLKPILENTYGVIVYQEQIMQIASIMAGFSLGEADLLRRAVGKKQKEVLDEERNHFVQGALQKGYNQSLANEIYDLIVRFANYGFNRSHAVAYSMIAYQLAYLKANYPLFFMAGLLTSAIGNESKIAQYIMETKQKEMTILPPSINYSVFSFQVEKGGIRYSLAAIKGVGAAALKEIFQARKKKKFDDLFDFCIRVSSKVINRKTLEYLVHSGCFDEFGEDRAVLLASLDVAIEHAQIFKPDDSSQFDLFEDEFMLKPKYVLVDSINLEHKLSFEKEALGFYLSDHPISLYEKELKRRGATVLFHLRNDDKKVSSGVYISAMKAIRTKKGDSMAFLTVSDGSGEMEAVIFPNVYKKYQAFLGQGNFVLIEGKMEEREGKLQFIIQQVFDLDQWLQTQSVKQPILYLKISAELQDENILNKIKLLLTEYKGEASVILHDETTRKTVKLGAENQVQPTPELQQKLRMILGEKNVVLRD, encoded by the coding sequence ATGTCTTTTATTCACCTTCACGTATATAGTGCCTATAGTTTGTTGACGAGTACAGCTTCTGTCCCAGAGTTAATTAACACTGCACATAAAAAAGGGTTTACTGCGCTAGCTTTAACCGATCGAAATGTGATGTACGGTGCTATTGAGTTTTATAAAATATGTAAGAAGAAAAATGTAAAACCAATAATGGGATTAACTGTAGATGTGGAAAGTGAAATCACAACGAACGAATCCTATCCTCTCGTTTTACTTGCAGAAAATGAGATAGGCTTTAAAAATCTCTTGAAAATATCCAGTGCGGTTCAAACAAAATCCAATCACGGAATCCCGCAAAAATGGCTAAAACATTATGCGGAAGGGATTATTGCCTTAACACCTGGAACAGAGGGTGAAATTGAACAATCAATCATTAATGGGAACGTTGAATCGGCTAGGAATCTAACTAAAAAATTAGCTGCCATCTTTGGTAATGGGAACTTTTTTCTCTCCATCCAGAATCATGAGCTAGAGCAAGAAGCTGTAGTTAACAACCAATTGAGACAAATAAGTAACGAGTTAAACATTCCTCTTGTTGCGACCAATCATGTACATTACTTAGAAAAAGAGGATATGTTTGCCCACGAATGCCTGTTAGCTATTAAAAACGGAGATAAGCTACAAGACGATCATCGGGATAAATTAGAAGGTGACCAATATTATTTGAAAACGGCAGCGGAAATGGTCAATACCTTTTCTGAAATACCTGAAGCTTTGGAGAATACACTGCACATTGCCAATCGGTGTAATGTAAACATTGAACTAAACAAAACCTACCTACCTTCATTTCCAACAGAAAACAATCTGCCAGCAGATGAATATTTAGAAATGTTATGTAAGAAAGGATTAAGCGAGCGGTTCTCTTCACCTGAAAAGGGTTATTTTGAACGGCTAGCCTATGAACTTTCCGTTATTAAACGGATGAATTTTAGCAATTACTTTTTAATTGTTTGGGATTTTATGAGGTATGCCCGGGAAAATGGAATTCTAACAGGCCCGGGAAGGGGCTCAGCTGCTGGTTCACTTGTTGCTTATGTCTTGTACATTACCGATGTGGATCCAATCGAACATAAGCTTCTTTTTGAACGGTTCTTAAACCCTGAACGAATTTCCATGCCTGATATTGATATCGATTTTCCCGATCATCGTCGTGACGAAGTCATTGAATATGTTGCCGAGAAGTATGGAAAGCTGCATGTTGCTCAGATTGTTACCTTTGGAACGCTCGCTGCAAAAGCGGCGCTGCGAGATGTAGGCAGGGTTTTTGGGTTGAATTCAAAAGAATTAGAGCAGTTGTCCAGATTTATTCCATCCCGGTTAGGAATAGACTTAAAATCTGCCTATAAAGAATCTGAACCATTTAGAAGGTTTATCAATGAAAGCCCAATGAACCAAAAGCTTTTTCATGTTGCTGTGAAGCTTGAGGGGCTTCCTCGCCACACATCCACACATGCGGCAGGTGTGGTCATTAGCGAGAAACCGCTAATAGATTTGGTTCCTATTCAACAAGGCTCGTCTGATGTTTATTTAACACAATACTCAATGGAATACCTTGAGGAAATCGGCCTGCTTAAGATGGACTTTCTAGGTTTACGAAATTTAACTTTAATTGAATCAATTTTGTCCTCTATCTATCGCAGCACCAAACGAAGAATCAATATAGGTTCCATTCCGCTACATGACCCCGAGACCTTTCAATTATTAGCAAGGGGTGAGACAACTGGGATTTTTCAACTAGAATCAGAAGGGATGAGGAAGGTATTAACTCGTCTAAAGCCATCCAGGTTTGAAGATATTGTTGCGGTTAATGCATTATACCGTCCTGGTCCAATGGAAAATATTCCACTATTTATTGAACGTAAACATGGCGATAAAACCGTAGAATATCCCCATCCAAATTTGAAGCCGATCCTTGAGAATACGTATGGTGTCATTGTGTACCAAGAACAAATCATGCAGATTGCCTCCATAATGGCGGGATTCTCGCTAGGGGAAGCAGATCTTTTAAGAAGAGCAGTTGGGAAAAAGCAAAAAGAGGTCCTAGACGAAGAGAGAAATCATTTTGTTCAAGGAGCACTTCAAAAGGGATATAATCAGTCCCTTGCAAATGAGATATACGATTTGATTGTTCGATTTGCCAATTATGGATTTAACAGAAGCCATGCGGTTGCCTACAGTATGATTGCCTACCAGTTAGCCTATTTAAAAGCAAACTATCCATTGTTTTTTATGGCAGGTCTGCTTACTTCTGCTATTGGTAATGAATCAAAAATAGCCCAATACATTATGGAGACAAAACAAAAAGAAATGACCATTCTGCCTCCCTCCATTAATTATAGCGTCTTCTCCTTCCAAGTAGAAAAAGGGGGAATTCGTTATAGTCTGGCAGCTATTAAAGGTGTAGGAGCAGCCGCCTTAAAGGAAATCTTTCAAGCAAGAAAGAAGAAAAAATTTGATGACCTTTTCGATTTTTGTATACGAGTTTCTTCAAAAGTCATTAATCGAAAAACACTAGAATATCTTGTTCACTCAGGCTGCTTTGATGAGTTTGGTGAGGACCGTGCAGTTCTTCTCGCTAGTTTAGATGTAGCAATCGAACATGCGCAAATTTTTAAACCTGATGATTCAAGCCAATTTGACTTGTTTGAAGATGAGTTCATGCTTAAGCCAAAATATGTTCTAGTTGATTCTATTAATCTGGAGCATAAATTGTCCTTTGAGAAAGAGGCACTTGGCTTTTACCTTTCTGATCATCCAATCTCGCTTTATGAAAAAGAGCTTAAGCGACGAGGAGCCACGGTATTATTTCATTTAAGAAATGATGATAAAAAGGTTTCATCTGGCGTGTATATTTCAGCAATGAAGGCGATTCGGACGAAAAAAGGAGATTCGATGGCCTTTTTAACTGTTAGTGATGGAAGCGGTGAAATGGAAGCCGTTATATTCCCAAATGTATATAAAAAGTACCAAGCCTTTTTAGGACAAGGGAATTTTGTATTAATTGAAGGGAAAATGGAGGAACGAGAAGGGAAGTTGCAATTTATTATTCAACAAGTGTTTGATCTAGATCAATGGTTACAAACACAGTCGGTAAAGCAGCCAATATTATATTTGAAAATTTCTGCAGAATTACAAGATGAGAACATTTTAAATAAAATAAAACTGCTTTTGACGGAATATAAAGGGGAAGCTTCCGTTATTTTACATGATGAAACGACTCGTAAAACCGTTAAATTAGGTGCAGAAAATCAGGTTCAGCCAACCCCAGAATTACAGCAAAAATTAAGAATGATCCTTGGGGAAAAAAATGTAGTACTGAGAGATTAA
- a CDS encoding malic enzyme-like NAD(P)-binding protein: MTLREEALHMHRINKGKLESKSKVPVRNAHDLSLAYSPGVAEPCKDIYEKPEMVYEYTMKGNMVAVVSDGTAVLGLGNIGPEAALPVMEGKAVLFKSFAGVDAFPICLNTTDVDKIVETVKLLEPTFGGVNLEDIAAPNCFVIEERLKKEANIPIFHDDQHGTAIVTVAGLVNALKLVGKKMTEIKVVANGAGAAGIAIIKLLYSYGVRDIIMCDTKGAIYEGRPQGMNVVKAEVAKYTNRDSLSGSLADVIKGADVFIGVSVAGALTKDMVASMNPDSIIFAMANPVPEIMPDEAKEAGAKVVGTGRSDFPNQVNNVLAFPGIFRGALDVRATHINEKMKVAAVEAIANLINEDELNADYVIPAPFDPRVAPDVAAAVAKAAMETGVARLKVDPEDVKEKTQRLAIIGKSE, from the coding sequence TTGACTTTACGTGAAGAAGCATTGCATATGCATCGAATTAATAAAGGTAAATTAGAGTCGAAGTCCAAAGTTCCTGTGCGGAATGCTCATGATTTAAGTTTAGCTTATTCTCCAGGTGTGGCAGAGCCATGTAAAGATATTTATGAAAAACCAGAGATGGTTTACGAATATACCATGAAAGGAAACATGGTTGCTGTTGTTTCCGATGGTACTGCAGTGTTAGGTCTTGGAAATATTGGACCTGAAGCAGCCTTGCCTGTAATGGAAGGGAAAGCAGTATTGTTTAAAAGCTTTGCTGGTGTAGATGCCTTTCCAATCTGTTTAAATACAACGGATGTGGATAAGATTGTTGAAACGGTTAAGCTGCTTGAACCGACCTTTGGGGGCGTAAATCTTGAAGATATCGCTGCGCCAAATTGTTTTGTTATCGAAGAAAGACTAAAAAAAGAAGCCAATATTCCTATTTTCCATGATGATCAGCATGGTACAGCCATTGTTACTGTGGCTGGCCTCGTTAATGCACTAAAATTAGTTGGCAAGAAGATGACTGAAATTAAAGTAGTCGCAAACGGTGCTGGTGCTGCAGGGATTGCGATTATTAAACTACTATATAGCTATGGTGTAAGAGACATTATCATGTGTGATACAAAGGGAGCCATTTACGAAGGACGCCCACAGGGAATGAATGTAGTAAAAGCAGAAGTAGCAAAGTATACCAACCGGGATAGCTTATCAGGCAGCCTTGCAGATGTTATTAAAGGCGCGGATGTATTTATTGGTGTATCTGTAGCAGGCGCTTTAACCAAGGATATGGTCGCTTCCATGAACCCTGATTCCATTATTTTTGCCATGGCTAATCCAGTACCAGAAATTATGCCGGATGAAGCAAAAGAAGCCGGAGCAAAAGTAGTTGGGACAGGCCGTTCTGATTTTCCAAACCAAGTAAACAATGTACTTGCTTTCCCTGGTATTTTCCGTGGAGCCCTTGATGTTCGTGCTACACATATAAATGAAAAAATGAAAGTGGCTGCTGTTGAAGCGATTGCGAACTTAATCAATGAGGACGAGCTAAATGCAGATTATGTGATTCCAGCACCTTTCGACCCAAGAGTTGCCCCTGATGTAGCAGCTGCGGTAGCGAAAGCGGCAATGGAAACAGGTGTTGCCCGCCTAAAGGTTGACCCAGAAGATGTAAAAGAAAAAACACAGAGGCTCGCTATTATCGGTAAAAGTGAGTGA